The following are encoded in a window of Qipengyuania soli genomic DNA:
- a CDS encoding SdrD B-like domain-containing protein, whose product MSNRVFVRGAGVACLAAALVGYSLATDDNDYLPQLPGDGDDGDEGAPQKPFLRAPLPEPSFGASATRLPTTNGTSTSLKARRSGLLTSASRVPVAVDPARPSFVLPVAPAGEADAGPAPASPPAASAAAPDQPVAIAAPAALPAATSGAVPSFADVFGAPSGPAEAAVPGEATEVVPAAAPSAAPAVRSEEVVAEPVLEPPPLPPPVAMDSAPPPSEQMAEPITEAPVEAPFAQAEPGEIPPAATVPDPEPAPVTALPDNPPEVTVAVDPVPALAAAPAPAPASIPAAASVPASPAPFAGVADAGTVPAPASPATEKTDAHQGQVTVATTVSPEVRAPLAPIAPAQATSPAGTASTASVAPVEPVAELVPLPRQSSILGIPGTGEQVSGQPASIADDPVQLGMASNAPFSTTAGTPLLSYQDELILELKVNGAPETDTIIAYGTRGGLYLPLGAIARILDLAVTVTDEGRYAHGWVLSEDRTITIDLRGDEIELPGKTIRIDNTLATDFDGELYLRMDQFAVLFPVEVTADLRSQTVLLKTLETFPFEARRKREADREKLAAREASTDSGPKFDRVEQPYQAFSLPSADVELRAVSDRIYGTRMEGDILLAGDLGYLSADAYLSGDTKNGLVASLFKVGRMDPDADLLGPLKATAFSLGDIHSTTMALGLRSVSGRGLTLTNAPSQVSSVFDKVDIRGILPDGYEVELYRNDVLVGSTRDAVNGQYEFLRIPVDFGLNVFRLVFFGPQGQRSETVQRISVGDGRVPKGKLVYSMDLAQKDENLFEVRQPRFVPSRDFGSWRASTQLAYGLTSGLTGIFGGAWLQTLDQDRWLANAGLRTSIAGLAVKADAGYADGGATAFGLGIGGRFGRSAITVSHTEYGGEFPDETKLIGQQFLRRATEVDINTSLSLNNDNFTLPLSARFRNYLDVDGRNTLVGGLRASTRLAGLLVSNTIDYSRVTGPDIEKNEQLYGNFDLATISRGSTRARVSLGYQLMPSTDLTNATLEIDHAIDPKTSIRGIAGYDFNAKGARFGISGVRDFDRFSLALDSNYSFVDKSYYVGLRLGFSLGRDPLRGRMFMARPGLASSGGATVRAFRDLDGDGTFGAGDEAIGDVDFVAYNQTAKTDDKGVARLTGLGMGRAVSIQMDTTTLPDIDMAPAKPGLEVVPRAGRIHAIDYPVVSLSEIEGMARFADVAGERGVSGVRLQLVNEKGDVVAYAKTEVDGYYFFERVVPGTYRLRIDPDQLERLQLCPLNGEAVFVGNVSDVISRNLSIGTCAPAIARASE is encoded by the coding sequence GTGAGTAACCGTGTTTTCGTCCGTGGTGCAGGCGTCGCATGCCTCGCCGCGGCCCTTGTCGGCTACTCGCTGGCAACGGACGACAACGACTACCTGCCGCAACTCCCGGGCGATGGCGACGACGGAGACGAAGGTGCTCCGCAAAAGCCCTTTTTGCGGGCGCCGCTGCCCGAGCCCAGCTTCGGGGCTTCCGCAACACGCCTGCCGACGACCAACGGCACCTCGACCAGCCTTAAGGCACGTCGTAGCGGCCTGCTCACCTCTGCCAGCAGGGTTCCGGTCGCGGTCGATCCGGCACGCCCGTCGTTCGTCCTGCCGGTCGCTCCTGCGGGCGAGGCTGACGCAGGGCCAGCTCCGGCAAGTCCGCCAGCAGCGTCCGCGGCAGCACCGGACCAGCCGGTAGCCATCGCAGCCCCCGCCGCATTGCCTGCCGCAACCTCGGGCGCGGTTCCGAGCTTCGCGGATGTCTTCGGCGCTCCCTCCGGCCCCGCAGAGGCGGCTGTGCCGGGCGAAGCCACCGAAGTCGTCCCTGCCGCTGCGCCATCTGCAGCCCCTGCAGTCCGGTCGGAGGAGGTGGTGGCCGAGCCCGTTCTCGAACCACCGCCGCTCCCTCCTCCAGTTGCGATGGACTCCGCTCCTCCGCCGTCTGAGCAAATGGCAGAGCCGATCACCGAGGCGCCCGTCGAGGCGCCTTTCGCGCAAGCTGAGCCCGGCGAAATTCCGCCTGCCGCGACAGTGCCGGACCCAGAGCCTGCGCCGGTGACCGCGCTGCCTGACAACCCGCCTGAAGTCACTGTCGCTGTGGACCCGGTTCCGGCACTTGCCGCAGCCCCCGCCCCTGCTCCTGCTTCCATTCCCGCTGCTGCGTCGGTTCCCGCATCGCCAGCCCCGTTCGCCGGGGTTGCCGATGCGGGAACGGTGCCTGCTCCGGCAAGCCCTGCGACAGAAAAAACGGACGCCCACCAAGGCCAAGTCACTGTTGCGACGACGGTTTCTCCGGAGGTCAGGGCACCACTCGCGCCGATAGCCCCGGCTCAGGCGACATCGCCAGCCGGCACTGCTTCGACGGCATCGGTGGCTCCCGTCGAGCCGGTCGCCGAACTCGTACCGCTCCCGCGCCAGTCCTCGATCCTGGGCATTCCCGGGACCGGCGAGCAGGTTTCCGGCCAGCCGGCCTCGATTGCCGACGATCCGGTCCAGCTCGGCATGGCGTCGAACGCGCCCTTCTCGACCACTGCGGGAACCCCGCTGCTGAGCTACCAGGACGAGCTCATCCTCGAGCTGAAGGTCAATGGCGCGCCCGAGACCGACACGATCATCGCCTATGGCACGCGCGGCGGGCTCTACTTGCCGCTCGGAGCGATCGCGCGAATACTCGACCTTGCGGTCACGGTTACCGACGAGGGCCGCTACGCTCATGGCTGGGTGCTCAGCGAGGACCGCACGATCACCATCGACCTGCGCGGCGACGAAATCGAGCTGCCGGGCAAGACGATCCGGATCGACAACACTCTTGCCACCGATTTCGATGGCGAGCTCTACCTGCGGATGGACCAGTTCGCGGTCCTTTTCCCCGTCGAGGTCACGGCCGACCTGCGATCGCAGACCGTCCTCCTCAAGACGCTCGAAACCTTTCCCTTCGAGGCCCGCAGGAAGCGCGAGGCCGACCGCGAGAAGCTGGCGGCGCGCGAGGCTTCGACCGACAGCGGCCCGAAATTCGACCGTGTCGAGCAACCCTACCAGGCCTTCTCGCTACCTTCGGCCGACGTTGAGCTGCGCGCAGTTTCGGACCGCATCTACGGCACCCGGATGGAAGGCGACATCCTGCTGGCAGGTGACCTTGGCTACCTGTCGGCGGATGCCTACCTCAGCGGGGATACCAAGAACGGACTCGTCGCTTCGCTGTTCAAGGTCGGGCGGATGGACCCCGATGCCGACTTGCTGGGACCGCTGAAGGCCACTGCCTTTTCCTTGGGCGACATCCATTCGACCACCATGGCGCTGGGCCTGCGCAGCGTTTCGGGGCGCGGCCTGACCCTGACGAATGCGCCCTCACAAGTATCTTCGGTATTCGACAAGGTCGATATCCGCGGCATCCTGCCCGACGGCTACGAGGTCGAGCTCTACCGCAACGACGTGCTGGTCGGATCCACGCGCGATGCGGTCAACGGGCAATATGAATTCCTGCGTATCCCGGTCGATTTCGGCCTCAACGTCTTCCGCCTCGTCTTCTTCGGGCCGCAGGGCCAGCGCAGCGAGACGGTGCAGCGGATCAGCGTCGGCGATGGCCGCGTGCCGAAGGGAAAGCTGGTCTACAGCATGGACCTGGCGCAAAAGGACGAGAACCTGTTCGAGGTCCGCCAGCCACGCTTCGTCCCGTCGCGAGACTTCGGATCGTGGCGTGCATCGACACAGCTGGCCTATGGCCTGACCTCGGGCCTGACCGGTATCTTCGGCGGGGCGTGGCTGCAGACGCTCGACCAAGACCGCTGGCTCGCCAATGCGGGCCTGAGGACGAGCATCGCCGGCCTCGCGGTCAAGGCTGATGCGGGTTACGCGGACGGCGGCGCGACGGCTTTCGGCCTCGGCATCGGCGGACGTTTCGGTCGCTCGGCGATCACGGTCAGCCACACCGAATACGGCGGGGAATTCCCCGACGAGACCAAGCTCATCGGCCAGCAGTTCCTGCGCCGCGCGACGGAAGTCGACATCAACACCAGCCTGTCGCTCAACAACGACAATTTCACGCTCCCGCTCAGCGCCCGCTTCCGCAATTACCTCGATGTCGATGGGCGCAATACGCTGGTGGGAGGGCTGCGGGCATCGACCCGCCTGGCCGGCCTGCTGGTTTCGAACACGATCGACTATTCGCGGGTTACCGGGCCGGACATCGAGAAGAACGAACAGCTCTACGGCAATTTCGATCTCGCGACGATTTCGCGCGGCTCGACGCGAGCCCGCGTTTCGCTGGGCTACCAGCTGATGCCGTCGACCGATCTCACGAATGCCACGCTCGAGATCGATCACGCTATTGATCCGAAGACCTCGATCCGTGGCATCGCCGGCTATGACTTCAATGCCAAGGGCGCGCGCTTCGGCATTTCCGGCGTACGCGATTTCGACCGCTTCAGCCTTGCGCTCGATTCCAATTATTCCTTCGTCGACAAGAGCTATTACGTCGGGCTGCGGCTCGGCTTCAGCCTCGGACGCGACCCGCTGCGCGGACGCATGTTCATGGCAAGGCCAGGTCTGGCAAGCTCCGGCGGGGCGACCGTCCGCGCGTTCCGTGATCTCGATGGCGACGGGACCTTCGGCGCGGGCGACGAAGCCATCGGGGATGTCGATTTCGTCGCCTACAACCAGACCGCGAAAACCGATGACAAGGGCGTGGCAAGGCTCACCGGGCTCGGCATGGGGCGTGCGGTCAGCATCCAGATGGACACGACCACTCTGCCCGATATCGACATGGCTCCGGCAAAGCCCGGCCTCGAAGTCGTGCCGCGGGCGGGCCGCATCCACGCGATCGATTATCCGGTCGTTTCCCTGAGCGAGATCGAGGGCATGGCGCGCTTCGCCGATGTCGCCGGCGAGCGCGGCGTTTCCGGCGTGCGGCTCCAACTGGTCAACGAGAAGGGCGATGTCGTCGCCTATGCCAAGACCGAGGTCGACGGGTATTATTTCTTCGAACGCGTGGTTCCGGGCACGTATCGCCTGCGCATCGACCCCGATCAGCTGGAGCGGTTGCAGCTCTGCCCGCTCAATGGCGAGGCGGTGTTCGTCGGCAATGTGTCCGATGTAATTTCGCGCAACCTGTCGATCGGCACCTGCGCCCCGGCCATTGCCCGTGCCAGCGAATAG
- a CDS encoding patatin-like phospholipase family protein produces MGNFFLGVLVTLVALVSIGLTVFKVFRRGALTFEVEGFYSHVMDGDSGPLFRDIQRDAQTAELCRVDDPLACSVRDAVLCHSQEGPEECNVLLLSGGGQWGAFGAGLFDTLSRKSGAPELALPGIGVITGISTGSLQTMMLMVALDEKQTPEMRRFAIDRMLWGYSPEKESDVVDHNGLLTVPLYGSAAGTAPLRKRIIEALAPGGDYRLVDAIGASSVAGYAGFVEAERGIFRYADLRELVNKAASKAAATEALAAATMASSAMPIFHQQLRVAGSGGKALSLYDGGVRRSVFFDRAMALVDKEVREAMASHGMTKTAAVTQEAFSEEYRRKAPKVFVVRNGPTVRKFDQTLNHKSGPLENGQRGYDLLVNESEIGAIASLRLSNPYGEILVTTADQYDTFPSEVGENFKKDEMFKPAFMARLRDLGRYKAERAGGAFWPLSTL; encoded by the coding sequence TTGGGCAATTTCTTTCTTGGCGTGCTGGTCACGCTGGTGGCACTGGTCTCGATCGGGCTCACGGTCTTCAAGGTCTTCCGCCGCGGCGCGCTGACCTTCGAGGTCGAGGGCTTCTACTCGCATGTCATGGACGGCGATTCCGGGCCATTGTTTCGCGATATCCAGCGTGACGCCCAGACGGCCGAGCTGTGCCGGGTCGACGATCCGCTGGCCTGCTCCGTACGCGATGCAGTGCTGTGCCATTCACAGGAGGGGCCCGAAGAATGCAATGTCCTGCTGCTTTCAGGCGGCGGCCAGTGGGGTGCCTTCGGCGCGGGCCTGTTCGACACGCTGAGCAGGAAGAGTGGTGCCCCGGAATTGGCCCTGCCCGGGATCGGCGTGATTACCGGCATTTCGACCGGATCGCTGCAGACGATGATGCTGATGGTCGCTCTCGACGAGAAGCAGACACCCGAAATGCGGCGCTTCGCCATCGACCGCATGCTCTGGGGCTACTCACCGGAGAAGGAGAGCGATGTGGTCGATCACAACGGGCTCCTGACGGTCCCGCTGTACGGTTCGGCCGCCGGAACCGCGCCCTTGAGGAAGCGCATTATCGAGGCGCTGGCACCGGGCGGTGATTATCGCCTTGTCGATGCCATTGGCGCGTCGAGCGTTGCGGGATACGCGGGCTTCGTTGAAGCGGAGCGTGGCATCTTCCGCTATGCCGATTTGCGCGAATTGGTGAACAAGGCGGCGAGCAAGGCTGCCGCGACCGAGGCATTGGCGGCAGCCACGATGGCTTCATCCGCCATGCCGATCTTCCATCAGCAACTGCGCGTCGCGGGGAGCGGCGGCAAGGCATTGTCGCTCTACGATGGCGGCGTCAGGCGCTCGGTATTCTTCGATCGCGCGATGGCCCTCGTCGACAAGGAGGTGCGCGAGGCCATGGCGAGCCATGGCATGACCAAGACCGCCGCCGTCACCCAGGAAGCCTTTTCCGAAGAATACCGGCGCAAGGCCCCGAAAGTCTTCGTGGTCCGCAACGGCCCGACGGTGCGCAAGTTCGACCAGACCCTCAACCACAAGTCGGGTCCGCTCGAGAACGGCCAGCGCGGCTACGACCTGCTGGTCAACGAAAGCGAAATCGGCGCCATCGCTTCGCTCCGCCTGAGCAATCCCTATGGCGAGATCCTCGTCACAACGGCCGACCAGTACGACACCTTCCCGAGCGAGGTGGGCGAGAACTTCAAGAAGGACGAGATGTTCAAGCCCGCCTTCATGGCGCGGCTTCGCGATCTGGGGCGCTACAAGGCAGAACGGGCAGGCGGGGCCTTCTGGCCGCTCAGCACGCTCTAG
- the glpD gene encoding glycerol-3-phosphate dehydrogenase produces MKEYYDLLVIGGGINGAGIARDAAGRGMKVLLVEKDDLASHTSSASTKLVHGGLRYLENYEFRLVAESLREREVLLHAAPHIIWPLRFVMPHEPSMRPKWMLRAGLLLYDNIGGRMSLPKSRSVDLRKAPHRGVLQDRLTSGFEYSDCWVEDSRLVVLTAMDAEARGAEVLTRTECTGLERGPEAWQAMLRDEAGTREVCARAVVNAAGPFVDRVARVALGQGTPAHLRLVKGSHIIVSRRFPGEHAYIFQQPDGRIVFAIPYERDFTLIGTTDQLFDGDLDAVEISPAEVTYLCEAASRYFASSVTPDEIAATYAGVRPLYEDNAAKNSTVTRDYVFELDTADGAPILSVYGGKITTYRKLAEHALAKLGKAMDLPGEAWTAEATLPGGEFEDGNFARFLWRASEGREWVPPEMLLRLARAYGTRLAEVLGDATSLDDLGEHMGGNLYEAELRYLVEHEYARTGEDSLWRRSKLGLHLPADAKERVIRWMAENATARVDFA; encoded by the coding sequence ATGAAGGAGTACTACGACCTCCTCGTCATCGGCGGCGGGATAAACGGCGCGGGGATCGCGCGCGACGCGGCGGGACGGGGGATGAAGGTCCTGCTGGTCGAGAAGGACGACCTCGCCTCTCATACGTCCTCTGCCAGCACCAAGCTGGTCCATGGCGGCCTGCGCTACCTCGAGAATTACGAGTTCCGACTGGTCGCGGAATCGCTGCGCGAGCGCGAAGTGCTACTGCATGCTGCGCCGCATATCATCTGGCCACTGCGCTTCGTGATGCCGCACGAACCCTCCATGCGACCCAAGTGGATGCTGCGGGCCGGGCTGCTGCTCTATGACAATATCGGTGGGCGGATGAGCCTGCCCAAGAGCCGTTCGGTCGACCTGCGCAAGGCGCCACACCGCGGGGTCCTGCAGGATCGACTGACGTCCGGCTTCGAATACTCCGATTGCTGGGTCGAGGATTCGCGGCTGGTCGTGCTCACGGCAATGGACGCCGAGGCGCGGGGCGCCGAGGTGCTGACGCGGACCGAATGTACCGGGCTGGAGCGGGGGCCTGAGGCGTGGCAGGCGATGCTGCGGGACGAGGCCGGCACGCGCGAGGTTTGTGCGAGGGCCGTTGTCAACGCCGCGGGTCCCTTCGTCGACCGCGTGGCCAGGGTCGCGCTGGGCCAGGGCACGCCCGCACACCTGCGCCTCGTCAAAGGCAGCCATATCATCGTCTCGCGCCGTTTCCCGGGAGAGCACGCCTATATCTTCCAGCAGCCCGACGGGCGGATCGTCTTCGCCATTCCCTACGAGCGGGACTTCACCCTCATCGGCACGACCGACCAGCTGTTCGACGGCGACCTCGACGCAGTGGAGATCTCGCCTGCGGAGGTAACTTACCTGTGCGAGGCCGCTTCGCGCTATTTCGCCAGCAGCGTGACGCCCGACGAAATTGCCGCGACCTATGCCGGCGTGCGGCCGCTTTACGAGGACAATGCGGCGAAGAATTCGACCGTAACGCGCGACTATGTCTTCGAACTGGACACGGCGGACGGCGCGCCGATCCTGTCGGTCTATGGCGGCAAGATTACTACCTATCGCAAGCTCGCCGAACATGCGCTGGCCAAGCTGGGCAAGGCGATGGACCTGCCCGGAGAGGCGTGGACGGCAGAGGCAACTCTTCCCGGCGGCGAATTCGAGGACGGCAACTTCGCGCGCTTCCTGTGGCGCGCCAGCGAGGGGCGCGAATGGGTGCCGCCCGAAATGCTTCTCCGGCTGGCGCGCGCCTACGGGACGCGGCTGGCCGAAGTGCTCGGTGATGCCACCAGCCTCGACGACCTGGGCGAACACATGGGGGGCAACCTCTACGAGGCCGAATTGCGTTACCTCGTCGAGCACGAATACGCCCGCACTGGTGAGGACTCGCTGTGGCGGCGCAGCAAGCTGGGTCTCCACCTGCCCGCAGACGCTAAGGAGCGGGTGATCCGCTGGATGGCTGAGAACGCTACGGCACGCGTCGACTTCGCTTGA
- a CDS encoding S-methyl-5'-thioadenosine phosphorylase (Catalyzes the reversible phosphorolysis of 5'-deoxy-5'- methylthioadenosine (MTA) to adenine and 5-methylthio-D-ribose-1- phosphate) yields MSDWTIGIIGGSGLYAMDALEDAQWIRINSPWGEASDEILCGTIGHVRVRFLPRHGRGHRISPSTLNSRANIDALKRAGCTDILAISAVGSLSEELPPGRFVTVDQFIDNTKGRPSSFFGDGLVAHVSMADPVCPRLSKHAAKAVAKVGGDCSEGATYLAMEGPQFSSRAESKLYRHWGAEVIGMTGMPEAKLAREAELPYALLAMVTDWDSWRDNEASVDVAEVVAQMGKNSAVARKAVEAFCKGLPKKRNPSPIDHALSDAVITAPDKHDKELLSKLDAVAGRLFRHS; encoded by the coding sequence ATGAGCGACTGGACCATCGGAATCATCGGCGGATCGGGCCTTTACGCGATGGATGCGCTGGAGGATGCGCAGTGGATCCGGATCAACTCGCCGTGGGGCGAGGCATCGGACGAAATCCTCTGCGGCACTATCGGCCATGTGCGCGTGCGCTTCCTTCCGCGCCATGGACGCGGTCACCGGATCTCGCCGTCCACACTGAATTCACGCGCCAATATTGATGCGCTGAAGCGGGCGGGCTGCACCGACATCCTCGCGATCAGCGCGGTCGGCTCGCTGTCCGAAGAACTGCCCCCGGGCCGCTTCGTGACGGTCGACCAGTTCATCGACAATACCAAGGGTCGTCCCTCCTCCTTCTTCGGAGACGGACTCGTCGCGCATGTCTCCATGGCCGATCCGGTGTGCCCGCGCCTGTCGAAGCACGCGGCGAAGGCGGTTGCCAAGGTCGGCGGGGATTGCAGCGAGGGCGCGACCTATCTCGCGATGGAAGGGCCGCAGTTTTCCAGTCGCGCCGAGAGCAAGCTCTACCGCCACTGGGGCGCCGAAGTCATCGGCATGACCGGCATGCCCGAGGCCAAGCTCGCACGCGAGGCGGAGCTTCCCTATGCGCTGCTGGCCATGGTGACCGACTGGGACAGCTGGCGCGACAACGAGGCCAGCGTCGATGTCGCCGAAGTGGTCGCGCAGATGGGCAAGAATTCTGCCGTCGCCCGCAAGGCGGTCGAGGCATTCTGCAAGGGTCTGCCGAAGAAGCGCAATCCTTCGCCCATAGACCATGCGCTGTCCGATGCGGTCATCACGGCACCGGACAAGCACGACAAGGAATTGCTTTCCAAGCTCGACGCCGTGGCAGGACGCCTGTTCCGCCACTCATGA
- a CDS encoding phosphoenolpyruvate carboxylase, with amino-acid sequence MTPKPLQPTLAALSERLRELHRTTAQTPLFNPVFQLSLDLSRQLESGMTSIADLAGLVDELEAKSLESRASRLRCLVEPSASSRRLAELADASGNFDAFRRFWERPHLHAVFTAHPTFLLTPGQSQAVAQSAVTGDPIAPGTGSERPDITLAYEHECAMAAIGRAQDARDRIVAEVFRQASEAWPERWQELAPLPFRFASWVGYDMDGRTDIKWYTSIAFRLSEKAERLSRYAASLEAIDGAHPLIPTLRTAGDLAAASAAEFGGDLSDPADLSAAADRLTEGGEARLLSLTPLVAQLEEGARTAQTGKAIALRTLAAAMRADGLGMGWIHFRVNAKQLHNAIRQRLGDAHDIDLGSRGAVAALRDLVDAAEPISANFASLAVESSTAVRQFLAMAQILKHVDADAPIRMLVAECEQPSTVLAALFFAKRFGIDGKVDVSPLFETETALEHGGRFLDQLLAEEAYRSYARKRGRVAIQTGFSDAGRFVGQIPASLAIERLQGRLAEAMANNGMTDVAALVFDTHGEGMGRGAHPSSFEDRLEWPLSPWAQRRFARAGIALEPEASFQGGDGYLFFGTPELALATLTRIVQFSPAHTDTDAPVDPFYRRTDLSLDFYRAIKEHQRDHLESRTYSRAITAFGLGLLNETGSRKSRRQSDIAADRDMSLRQIRAIPHNAILQQLGYPVNIIAGVGSAAEGNMEDIAALIGESARGQQIMRLVRASNALASIKTVAAYGELFNSAYWASRPYRGTEDHLGEACEALAEYLISDDRNGVFRRLASRLRVDALKLHRLFDLVPDEDPHPEREGVRRMIGVLQAVRLALLQHIFLKAVSVPAFSRANDISRHDVLEMVFSLRIEDALAQLRRAYPTSFPRKGDFAMAEPGDYPPGQDEGYAAIRQQFIDPIDDAYALCLRISTSIANEFGAHG; translated from the coding sequence ATGACCCCGAAGCCGCTCCAGCCGACCCTAGCCGCGCTCAGCGAGCGGCTGCGCGAGCTGCACCGGACCACTGCGCAGACACCGCTGTTCAACCCGGTATTCCAGCTTTCGCTCGACCTGTCGCGCCAGCTCGAAAGCGGGATGACCTCGATTGCCGACCTTGCCGGGCTGGTCGACGAGCTCGAAGCCAAGTCGCTCGAATCGCGCGCCTCGCGCCTGCGCTGCCTGGTCGAGCCTTCCGCATCCTCGCGCCGTCTTGCGGAACTGGCCGATGCATCAGGCAATTTCGACGCCTTTCGCAGGTTCTGGGAGCGCCCGCATCTCCACGCGGTCTTCACCGCGCATCCGACCTTCCTCCTCACGCCCGGCCAGTCGCAAGCGGTCGCACAAAGCGCCGTGACCGGCGATCCCATCGCGCCGGGCACCGGAAGCGAGCGACCCGACATAACTCTCGCTTACGAACACGAATGTGCCATGGCAGCCATCGGCCGCGCGCAGGACGCCCGCGACCGGATCGTCGCCGAAGTGTTCCGGCAGGCGAGCGAGGCATGGCCCGAACGCTGGCAGGAACTGGCCCCGCTGCCTTTCCGCTTCGCCAGCTGGGTCGGCTACGACATGGACGGCCGCACCGATATCAAGTGGTACACCTCGATCGCCTTCCGCCTGTCGGAAAAGGCTGAACGCCTGTCGCGCTACGCCGCCTCGCTCGAAGCCATCGACGGTGCGCACCCGCTGATCCCGACCTTGCGCACGGCAGGCGATCTCGCCGCTGCCAGCGCCGCGGAGTTCGGCGGCGACCTTTCCGATCCGGCAGACCTTTCCGCTGCCGCCGACCGGCTCACCGAAGGGGGTGAGGCGCGACTGCTCTCGCTCACCCCGCTGGTGGCGCAGCTGGAAGAGGGGGCCCGCACCGCCCAAACCGGCAAGGCGATCGCCCTGCGCACTCTCGCCGCGGCGATGCGCGCAGACGGCCTCGGCATGGGCTGGATCCACTTCCGCGTGAATGCCAAGCAGCTGCACAATGCGATCCGCCAGCGGCTCGGGGATGCGCACGACATCGATCTCGGCAGCCGCGGTGCGGTGGCGGCGCTGCGCGACCTCGTCGATGCCGCTGAGCCGATCAGCGCCAATTTCGCCAGCCTCGCGGTCGAAAGCTCGACAGCGGTGCGCCAGTTCCTCGCCATGGCGCAGATCCTCAAGCATGTGGACGCAGATGCGCCGATCCGCATGCTGGTGGCCGAATGCGAGCAGCCCTCGACCGTGCTTGCCGCGCTGTTCTTCGCCAAGCGCTTCGGGATCGACGGCAAGGTCGACGTCTCGCCCCTGTTCGAGACCGAGACAGCGCTGGAGCACGGCGGGCGCTTCCTCGACCAGTTGCTCGCCGAGGAAGCCTACCGCAGCTACGCCCGAAAGCGCGGCCGCGTCGCGATCCAGACAGGCTTCTCCGATGCCGGGCGCTTCGTCGGCCAGATCCCCGCAAGCCTTGCCATCGAGCGCCTGCAGGGCCGCCTCGCCGAGGCGATGGCCAACAACGGCATGACCGATGTCGCGGCGCTGGTGTTCGACACGCATGGCGAAGGCATGGGCCGCGGCGCCCATCCCTCGAGCTTCGAGGACCGCCTCGAATGGCCACTGAGCCCCTGGGCGCAGCGCCGTTTCGCCCGTGCGGGCATTGCGCTGGAGCCGGAAGCGAGCTTCCAGGGTGGCGACGGATACCTGTTCTTCGGCACACCCGAGCTGGCACTGGCGACCCTGACTCGCATCGTCCAGTTCAGTCCCGCGCACACCGACACCGATGCTCCGGTCGATCCTTTCTACCGCCGCACCGACCTCAGCCTCGACTTCTACCGCGCGATCAAGGAGCACCAGCGCGACCACCTGGAAAGCCGGACCTACAGCCGCGCAATTACCGCCTTCGGCCTCGGCCTGCTCAACGAAACCGGCAGCCGCAAGTCGCGCCGCCAGTCTGACATCGCCGCCGACCGCGACATGAGCCTGCGGCAGATCCGCGCCATCCCGCACAACGCCATCCTCCAGCAGCTCGGCTACCCGGTGAACATCATCGCCGGTGTCGGCAGTGCAGCGGAAGGCAATATGGAGGACATCGCCGCGCTGATCGGCGAGAGCGCGCGCGGGCAGCAGATCATGCGGCTGGTTCGCGCATCGAACGCGCTCGCCAGCATCAAGACGGTCGCCGCCTATGGCGAGCTGTTCAATTCGGCATACTGGGCCAGCCGCCCCTATCGCGGGACCGAGGACCACCTCGGCGAGGCTTGCGAGGCCTTGGCCGAGTACCTGATTTCGGACGATCGCAACGGAGTCTTCCGCCGCCTCGCCTCGCGCCTGCGCGTCGATGCGCTCAAGCTCCACCGGCTGTTCGACCTGGTACCGGACGAGGACCCGCATCCCGAACGCGAAGGGGTGCGCCGCATGATCGGCGTGCTCCAGGCTGTTCGCCTCGCCCTGCTCCAGCACATCTTCCTCAAGGCCGTGTCGGTCCCGGCCTTCAGTCGGGCCAACGACATCAGCCGTCACGACGTGCTCGAGATGGTCTTCTCGCTCCGCATCGAGGATGCTCTGGCACAGCTGCGCCGCGCCTATCCGACCAGCTTCCCGCGCAAGGGGGATTTCGCCATGGCCGAGCCGGGCGATTACCCGCCGGGCCAGGACGAGGGTTATGCCGCCATCCGCCAGCAATTCATCGACCCGATCGACGATGCCTATGCCCTTTGCCTGCGCATCTCGACCTCGATCGCCAACGAGTTCGGCGCCCACGGCTGA